A DNA window from Lachancea thermotolerans CBS 6340 chromosome G complete sequence contains the following coding sequences:
- the IDH1 gene encoding isocitrate dehydrogenase (NAD(+)) IDH1 (highly similar to uniprot|P28834 Saccharomyces cerevisiae YNL037C IDH1 Subunit of mitochondrial NAD()-dependent isocitrate dehydrogenase which catalyzes the oxidation of isocitrate to alpha-ketoglutarate in the TCA cycle): protein MLRNGFGISKRSLATVAEQLLPKKYGGRYTVTLIPGDGVGKEVTDSVVSIFESENVPIDWETVEISGLDNEEGVQKAVDSLKRNKVGLKGIWHTPSDQTGHGSLNVALRKQLDIFANVALFKTVPGVPSRHSNVDLVVIRENTEGEYSGLEHESVPGVVESLKIMTKAKSDRIGRFAFDFALKNNRKSVCAVHKANIMKLGDGLFRNCINEIGAKEYPEIEVKNIIVDNASMQAVAKPHQFDVLVTPNLYGSILGNIGAALIGGPGLVPGANFGREFAVFEPGSRHVGLDIKGQNVANPTAMILSSALMLRHLGLNSYADRISKATYDVIAEAKNTTKDIGGSASTTDFTQAIIEKLRAL, encoded by the coding sequence ATGCTAAGAAACGGTTTTGGCATTTCTAAGAGGTCGCTAGCGACCGTAGCAGAGCAACTGCTGCCCAAGAAATACGGTGGACGCTACACAGTTACGCTGATCCCTGGTGACGGTGTGGGAAAGGAGGTCACGGACTCCGTGGTGTCGATTTTCGAGTCCGAAAACGTGCCAATTGACTGGGAAACTGTTGAGATTTCTGGTCTCGACAACGAAGAGGGAGTCCAGAAGGCTGTGGATTCGCTTAAGAGAAACAAAGTGGGTCTAAAGGGTATCTGGCACACACCTTCGGACCAGACAGGACACGGCTCCCTCAACGTGGCGCTACGTAAGCAGCTCGACATTTTTGCCAACGttgctcttttcaagaccGTTCCCGGCGTGCCTTCCCGCCACTCTAACGTCGACCTGGTTGTTATCAGAGAGAACACTGAGGGTGAGTACTCTGGCCTGGAGCACGAGTCCGTCCCAGGTGTCGTCGAGTCGCTAAAGATCATGACTAAGGCCAAGTCTGACAGAATCGGTCGTTTCGCGTTTGACTTCGCcctcaagaacaacagaAAGTCTGTGTGCGCTGTTCACAAGGCTAACATTATGAAGCTGGGTGACGGCCTGTTTAGAAACTGTATCAACGAGATCGGTGCTAAAGAGTATCCTGAGATCgaggtcaaaaacatcattGTTGACAATGCTTCCATGCAAGCCGTGGCCAAGCCTCACCAATTCGATGTTCTCGTTACTCCAAACTTGTACGGCTCCATCTTGGGTAACATCGGCGCTGCCTTGATTGGCGGTCCAGGCCTTGTTCCTGGTGCCAACTTTGGTAGAGAGTTCGCCGTTTTCGAGCCAGGCTCCAGACATGTCGGTTTGGACATCAAAGGCCAAAATGTCGCCAACCCAACCGCCATGATCTTGTCGTCTGCCCTCATGTTGAGACATTTGGGCCTCAACTCTTACGCCGACAGAATTTCCAAGGCTACTTATGACGTAATTGCTGAAGCCAAGAACACTACTAAAGATATCGGTGGCTCCGCTTCGACCACGGACTTCACTCAGGCTATCATCGAGAAgttgagagctctttga
- the SGA1 gene encoding glucan 1,4-alpha-glucosidase (similar to uniprot|P08019 Saccharomyces cerevisiae YIL099W SGA1 Intracellular sporulation-specific glucoamylase involved in glycogen degradation induced during starvation of a/a diploids late in sporulation but dispensable for sporulation) has product MGKNQCEQGFRDGARRKWPRISLLTLGAGYLLWVFLYNSDAPSTSGGAGPRGRANFATGQPATTHNVTISNFNPQGSVSPTSAPDYSYYQQRIQLRPLISSTVARDEFEAWLQKQTTVSFERLLANIGDVELNNLSSTDGVAEGGVIASPSKQAPNYFYQWVRDSAITINTVVSHISNSSQSSGLNLTLVGTVLKYINNSCILQRTANPSGSLQPELEGLGEPKWEVDDSAFTGSWGRPQSDGPPLRAITTLNFLSTLNQSGHSLENVIDLYQKEFKTDLRLSFQSERELIEQALALDLNFVVKNWRKSGFDLWEEVNGQHFFTALCQLKAVSLGRNYYTNIRPEFDNEQKSISGGLHNSFEDILNFLLVDGGFLNPAKNYIVETPQILGQRSGLDIAILIGSLLTHDSEENSPNSEKFPFDVNDSGILNSLYGLVKQMEILYPVNHQRANLNLGVALGRYPEDIYNGVDTSEGNPWFLATSAAAEVLYKVIWHYQSLNQDLVIPLDGWQSEFWSLIFERIDFSLQGQDTWQLVIPYHSPAYNQTMVSLFTLGDSFLDKVREHVSDEGEMSEQFNRYTGFLQGARHLTWSYGAFWSSRRWRDQALKALNAPN; this is encoded by the coding sequence CAAGGTTTCCGCGATGGAGCTCGGCGCAAGTGGCCAAGGATTTCGCTTCTCACGCTGGGTGCCGGCTACTTATTGTGGGTTTTCCTCTACAACTCCGACGCCCCCTCGACCAGTGGCGGCGCCGGGCCCCGAGGCCGTGCGAATTTCGCGACGGGCCAGCCCGCCACTACGCACAACGTTACTATATCGAATTTCAATCCGCAAGGCTCTGTAAGCCCAACGTCGGCCCCCGATTACTCCTACTACCAGCAGCGGATCCAGCTGCGACCCTTGATTTCGTCCACCGTCGCTCGCGACGAGTTCGAGGCCTGGCTTCAGAAGCAGACCACGGTGAGCTTCGAAAGGCTGCTAGCCAACATTGGCGACGTCGAGCTCAACAACCTCTCGAGCACTGACGGCGTGGCTGAGGGGGGCGTAATCGCGTCTCCTTCGAAGCAGGCACCCAACTACTTCTACCAGTGGGTCAGAGACAGCGCCATCACCATCAACACTGTGGTGAGCCACATCTCGAATTCCTCCCAGAGCTCCGGCCTGAACTTGACCTTGGTGGGCACCGTGCTCAAATATATCAACAATTCTTGTATCTTGCAAAGAACAGCGAACCCATCGGGCTCTCTGCAGCCAGAGCTTGAGGGGCTAGGGGAGCCCAAATGGGAGGTTGATGACTCTGCGTTCACCGGCAGCTGGGGCCGCCCGCAGAGCGACGGGCCCCCACTGCGCGCTATTACCACTCTCAACTTCCTAAGCACCCTTAATCAATCGGGGCACTCGCTGGAAAACGTCATCGACTTGTACCagaaagagttcaaaaccGATCTAAGACTGTCATTCCAAAGTGAGCGCGAATTAATTGAGCAAGCACTGGCGCTGGACCTAAATTTTGTGGTTAAAAATTGGCGCAAAAGTGGTTTTGATCTGTGGGAAGAAGTTAACGGCCAACACTTTTTCACGGCGCTGTGCCAGCTAAAGGCTGTCAGTTTGGGCCGGAATTATTACACAAATATTCGGCCTGAGTTTGACAACGAACAGAAATCTATTTCGGGCGGGCTGCACAATAGCTTTGAGGATATCCTTAATTTCTTGTTGGTCGATGGAGGTTTTCTAAATCCGGCCAAAAACTACATAGTCGAGACCCCCCAAATACTGGGTCAACGCTCCGGATTGGACATTGCAATTCTCATAGGATCATTATTGACACACGACTCCGAAGAAAACTCACCCAATTCAGAAAAATTTCCCTTTGACGTGAATGATAGTGGCATTTTGAATTCCTTGTATGGCTTGGTGAAGCAAATGGAAATCCTGTACCCGGTCAATCACCAAAGGGCCAATCTCAACCTTGGCGTTGCACTTGGCAGATACCCTGAGGACATTTACAACGGCGTGGACACATCTGAGGGAAACCCATGGTTCTTGGCAACATCTGCAGCCGCCGAAGTTCTTTATAAAGTCATATGGCACTACCAAAGCCTGAATCAAGACCTAGTGATCCCCCTGGATGGCTGGCAGTCCGAATTCTGGAGCCTGATATTTGAGAGGATTGACTTCTCATTGCAGGGCCAAGACACCTGGCAACTGGTGATTCCTTATCACTCACCCGCTTACAATCAGACTATGGTTTCGTTATTTACACTAGGAGACTCATTTCTAGACAAGGTCAGAGAGCACGTGAGCGATGAGGGTGAGATGTCTGAGCAGTTCAATAGATACACTGGTTTCTTGCAGGGTGCGAGACACCTGACATGGTCTTACGGCGCATTCTGGAGTTCGCGCCGCTGGAGAGACCAGGCACTCAAGGCGCTCAACGCGCCCAACTAA
- the FMC1 gene encoding Fmc1p (similar to uniprot|P40491 Saccharomyces cerevisiae YIL098C FMC1 Mitochondrial matrix protein required for assembly or stability at high temperature of the F1 sector of mitochondrial F1F0 ATP synthase), translated as MASKVELLSSYKQLVRALVKSNRRSKIVQQLEDNKKQIALLTYRKISLIRQCQDPDPQEKLKAMMNLNGLNKKIDNLKQDDPSKSRKLYFYDKSNELKKLIMEDRSAETSTIIKKLEHLRDIAGFLQNQMEFEQLVERYNPGLKMDQEEKVKRTAAKVGLQVPDI; from the coding sequence ATGGCAAGCAAAGTCGAGCTTCTAAGCTCTTACAAGCAATTGGTCAGGGCGCTGGTAAAATCTAACAGGCGGTCCAAGATTGtccagcagcttgaagacaacaagaagcaaatAGCTCTTTTGACTTACAGAAAGATCAGCCTCATCAGGCAATGCCAGGACCCTGATCCTCaggaaaagctcaaagcaatgatgaatttgaacggactcaacaagaagatcgaTAATCTGAAGCAAGATGATCCGTCAAAATCGAGGAAACTTTACTTTTACGACAAATCGaatgagctgaagaaattgattATGGAGGACAGGTCTGCTGAGACTTCTACGATAATAAAGAAGCTCGAGCACCTACGAGACATTGCGGGattccttcaaaaccagATGGAATTCGAACAACTCGTGGAAAGATACAACCCTGGGCTGAAAATGGACCAGGAAGAGAAAGTAAAAAGAACTGCTGCGAAGGTCGGTCTGCAAGTGCCCGATATttaa